The following proteins are co-located in the Candidatus Poribacteria bacterium genome:
- a CDS encoding PEP-CTERM sorting domain-containing protein — MKIMMVLAGFVLMIAYCVISTSNLAQAEEVLGEGTDSLLGGDLTDPEDDGEPEADSGYNAIFSANDEPGFGGGEFAFNVFDNRLGPSNDKWCCGLGGGIPEEGLHVTAEFEEPYALTHFTVSSANDVPARDPTVWEIQGSNDGEAFTTIFSHDGDSFWEQRLQVVLFEAGEDFEVQTTGYRFFRHVTLDTASNPAGAYFQIGEIEYFGDANLTAVDPKAKLTTTWGSLKNAR, encoded by the coding sequence ATGAAAATTATGATGGTCTTAGCAGGATTTGTGTTGATGATAGCCTATTGTGTTATCAGCACGAGCAACCTGGCACAGGCGGAGGAAGTCTTGGGAGAAGGAACGGATTCACTGCTCGGAGGAGACCTAACCGACCCAGAAGACGATGGTGAACCTGAAGCAGATAGCGGTTACAACGCCATTTTCTCAGCTAACGATGAACCCGGATTCGGGGGCGGTGAATTTGCGTTTAACGTCTTCGATAACCGCCTTGGACCCAGCAATGACAAATGGTGCTGCGGACTTGGGGGCGGCATTCCGGAGGAAGGTCTGCACGTGACAGCTGAGTTTGAGGAGCCGTACGCATTGACACATTTCACTGTATCTTCAGCGAACGATGTTCCTGCGAGGGACCCTACAGTGTGGGAGATTCAGGGGTCGAATGACGGCGAGGCGTTTACGACCATCTTTTCTCACGACGGGGATAGCTTTTGGGAGCAGCGACTGCAAGTCGTCCTTTTTGAGGCAGGGGAAGATTTCGAGGTTCAAACCACAGGATATCGCTTTTTTCGGCATGTTACTTTAGACACCGCATCGAACCCGGCTGGGGCGTACTTTCAAATTGGCGAAATTGAGTACTTTGGCGATGCTAATCTTACCGCCGTAGACCCTAAAGCGAAGCTCACAACCACATGGGGAAGCCTCAAAAACGCCCGATAA
- a CDS encoding transposase yields MRVSCNIRHNSEKGESKSRVGSCCRYGRNPPNRYFDGLHSEIYNGRQIRSVVRYQNKFKSSLNKALSRCIRYSRRWKKLKRVKNRTLQKLTAQLRDMRHKITSRFVSSCRERKIETIVIGDLKHIRRSINYGNRSNQKLHQWAFSKIQNMITYKAKAVGINVDTEDEAYTSQTCPSCGHRKKPSQRTYHCRQCEWQGHRDVVGASNILTKYQGFLFNPVVGAVVSPAGIRYHPDLCRLDKWSPFSGLKSSKPPTRKQRSTRL; encoded by the coding sequence ATACGAGTTTCATGCAACATACGACACAACTCCGAAAAAGGCGAAAGCAAAAGTAGGGTCGGCAGTTGCTGTAGATATGGGCGAAATCCACCCAATCGTTATTTTGACGGTCTCCATTCCGAAATCTACAATGGTAGGCAAATCCGCAGTGTTGTTAGGTATCAGAACAAATTTAAGTCGAGTCTCAATAAAGCCTTATCGCGGTGCATTAGATATAGCAGACGCTGGAAAAAACTCAAACGCGTCAAAAATAGAACCCTACAGAAGTTAACCGCGCAGTTGCGTGATATGCGCCATAAAATCACGTCACGCTTTGTTTCTTCTTGCCGAGAGCGAAAGATAGAAACGATTGTCATTGGAGATCTAAAGCATATTAGACGATCTATCAACTATGGCAACAGGTCCAATCAGAAGTTACACCAGTGGGCGTTCTCTAAAATTCAGAACATGATTACCTACAAAGCAAAAGCCGTAGGTATCAACGTTGATACAGAGGACGAAGCCTATACGTCTCAAACCTGCCCTTCCTGCGGACATAGAAAGAAACCTTCTCAAAGGACTTACCATTGTCGCCAATGCGAGTGGCAAGGACACAGAGACGTTGTAGGTGCGAGTAACATTCTGACGAAGTATCAGGGTTTCCTTTTTAACCCTGTAGTCGGGGCGGTGGTATCCCCCGCGGGTATCAGGTATCATCCTGACCTGTGTAGACTTGATAAGTGGTCACCGTTTTCGGGACTCAAATCAAGTAAGCCTCCCACGAGGAAGCAAAGAAGCACACGGCTTTAG
- the tnpA gene encoding IS200/IS605 family transposase translates to MFIKNPEKDWYSDTHMVYSCQYHIIWCTKYRRKVLDASIQERLHHLICSKQTELDFKVRASEIMEDHVHLILENNPKVPITRIVGLIKGYTSRILREEFPHLKSRLPSLWTRSKFISSVGCVSLKVVKEYIEDQKSV, encoded by the coding sequence ATGTTTATCAAGAACCCCGAAAAAGATTGGTATTCAGATACCCACATGGTTTATAGTTGTCAATATCACATTATCTGGTGTACCAAATACAGACGCAAAGTTTTAGACGCGTCTATCCAAGAGCGTTTGCACCATTTAATCTGCTCCAAACAAACAGAATTAGATTTCAAAGTGCGTGCCAGTGAGATTATGGAAGACCACGTACACCTGATACTTGAGAACAATCCGAAAGTGCCTATTACTCGGATCGTGGGATTAATCAAAGGTTATACGTCTCGGATACTCAGAGAAGAGTTCCCACACCTTAAATCCCGCTTACCTTCCCTTTGGACGCGTTCAAAGTTCATATCATCTGTGGGCTGTGTATCTCTAAAAGTCGTCAAAGAATATATCGAGGATCAAAAGAGTGTCTAA
- a CDS encoding BrnT family toxin, with protein sequence MRIDEIIWQQQFVEKLATKHGVEKTEVEEVLTNRPRFRFVSKGNRSGEDVYSAMGQTDAGRYLIIFFIQKPNRRALIISARDMTRTERRNYGRQR encoded by the coding sequence TTGCGGATTGATGAGATTATATGGCAGCAACAATTTGTTGAGAAATTAGCGACAAAGCATGGTGTAGAAAAAACGGAAGTTGAAGAAGTCTTAACCAATCGTCCTCGTTTTCGTTTCGTCTCTAAAGGCAATCGGTCTGGTGAAGATGTTTACTCAGCTATGGGACAAACCGACGCGGGACGGTATCTCATCATTTTTTTTATTCAAAAACCAAATCGTCGGGCGTTGATTATCAGCGCAAGGGATATGACCAGAACGGAGCGAAGAAATTATGGAAGACAAAGATAA
- the dctP gene encoding TRAP transporter substrate-binding protein DctP translates to MKNEKIGYVGGVFNPDSLFKLVCVFLFILGMFCLPVAHLSAESIKFATLAPKGSTWMNNFEAMGKEIRAKTDGDLRLRIYPNGVQGDELDVIRKMRAGLIHAGAMTATGLGEIQEEVLIFQLPRMFRTYEELDYVRDYLRDDLDKAFMDAGYVLLGMGDIGFYYIFSNQPIRTIADLQSPNVKMWARTSDKIGLTFHKNAEIATVPREVTQVLSSLYSGQINTLAASPYVTVALQWHDKFKYMTNLPVSVGVGATVMTKEKFDELSPDQQKVVREVADAHQSDLIQDIRKDNERALEALQKKAGIQVVEFEEDSREAWDALAAETHKTLVGEIYSQAFLDKINALLQAYRAKN, encoded by the coding sequence ATGAAGAACGAAAAAATAGGCTATGTAGGAGGGGTTTTTAACCCCGATTCCCTTTTTAAATTAGTGTGCGTGTTCCTATTCATTTTAGGAATGTTCTGTCTACCCGTAGCGCATCTTAGTGCTGAATCTATTAAGTTCGCAACACTCGCGCCAAAGGGTTCCACATGGATGAACAATTTTGAAGCGATGGGGAAAGAAATTCGCGCCAAAACAGATGGTGATCTCCGACTCCGTATCTATCCGAATGGGGTTCAGGGAGATGAACTTGACGTTATCCGCAAGATGCGTGCTGGACTGATCCACGCAGGTGCCATGACCGCTACGGGTCTTGGTGAGATACAGGAAGAGGTCCTGATTTTCCAACTGCCTCGAATGTTCAGAACTTACGAAGAACTTGACTATGTCCGTGACTACCTCCGTGACGATCTTGACAAAGCATTTATGGATGCCGGGTATGTCCTACTCGGTATGGGAGACATCGGCTTTTATTATATCTTCAGCAATCAACCTATCCGCACTATTGCCGATCTTCAATCCCCAAACGTCAAGATGTGGGCTCGGACGAGCGACAAAATTGGGCTTACGTTTCACAAAAACGCTGAGATCGCAACTGTGCCGAGAGAGGTCACACAGGTCCTCTCTTCGCTCTACTCAGGGCAAATCAACACTTTAGCTGCATCACCTTATGTCACTGTTGCGCTGCAATGGCACGATAAATTCAAATATATGACGAATCTTCCTGTCAGTGTTGGTGTTGGTGCAACAGTCATGACGAAGGAAAAGTTTGATGAGCTTTCTCCGGATCAGCAGAAGGTTGTGCGTGAAGTTGCGGACGCGCATCAGAGCGATTTAATTCAGGATATTCGTAAGGATAATGAAAGGGCGCTTGAGGCACTGCAAAAGAAGGCAGGCATTCAAGTCGTTGAATTTGAGGAGGATTCCCGAGAAGCGTGGGATGCCCTCGCTGCAGAAACGCATAAAACTCTTGTTGGTGAGATCTACTCGCAAGCGTTTCTTGACAAGATTAATGCCCTCTTGCAAGCGTATCGAGCGAAAAATTAA
- a CDS encoding aminomethyltransferase family protein, which yields MKTTPLYTIHEQLDAAFEKKHLDWNIATEFTDAISEHHAVRNNVGIADVSYRGRYRLIGEDRAKFLHRIISNDVESLSIGQGTYATILTHRGKIIADMNISVLEDAISIDTAPETTDNLFNELDKYIIADDVELSDVTAETGAIAVHGPKSTDLIQSVLDINELATLPEGHNCFREADALFEHAIVCVRTDGTGEIGWTLYTTAEALVSLWEILMTEGTRFDVQPIGWNALESLRIEVGVPRYAAELTDSVIPLEAELEHAIDFEKGCYIGQEIVARMKYRGHPNRLLRGIEIDANLTSQNSHKDFLGARVFNGDKEVGWITSATFAPTLGKSVALGYVRMEVTAADSRVRIETLEGSVDGKVVLLPFLA from the coding sequence ATGAAAACAACACCACTCTATACCATCCATGAACAACTCGATGCGGCATTCGAGAAAAAGCATTTGGATTGGAATATCGCGACCGAGTTCACTGATGCTATTTCTGAACATCATGCTGTCAGAAACAATGTCGGTATTGCTGACGTGTCCTACCGAGGCCGGTATCGGTTAATCGGCGAGGATCGGGCGAAATTTTTACATCGTATCATCTCCAACGATGTCGAAAGCCTCTCGATTGGTCAGGGGACTTACGCCACGATCTTAACACATCGCGGCAAAATTATAGCCGACATGAACATCTCCGTTCTTGAGGACGCAATCAGTATTGACACCGCGCCTGAGACAACAGACAACCTCTTCAACGAATTGGATAAGTACATCATCGCTGACGATGTTGAGCTTTCTGATGTAACCGCTGAAACCGGGGCGATTGCTGTCCACGGTCCAAAATCGACGGATCTTATTCAATCTGTGCTTGATATAAACGAACTTGCTACGCTGCCAGAAGGGCATAACTGCTTTCGTGAAGCAGACGCGCTTTTTGAACACGCAATTGTCTGTGTGAGAACAGATGGCACTGGCGAGATAGGTTGGACGCTTTATACCACTGCCGAGGCATTAGTTTCGCTTTGGGAGATATTGATGACTGAAGGGACGCGCTTTGACGTTCAACCGATCGGTTGGAATGCCCTTGAGTCGCTCCGTATCGAAGTAGGCGTACCGAGATATGCAGCAGAATTGACAGATTCTGTTATCCCGCTTGAGGCGGAATTAGAACACGCTATCGATTTTGAAAAGGGGTGTTATATTGGGCAGGAGATTGTCGCGCGTATGAAGTACCGAGGACATCCAAACCGCCTCTTGCGCGGTATTGAAATTGATGCAAACTTAACATCACAAAACAGCCATAAGGATTTTTTGGGTGCGCGAGTCTTTAACGGGGACAAAGAGGTTGGTTGGATTACGAGTGCTACCTTTGCACCGACCCTCGGAAAATCGGTTGCTCTCGGTTACGTTCGGATGGAAGTTACTGCAGCAGATAGTCGTGTCCGAATTGAAACATTAGAAGGATCTGTTGATGGTAAAGTCGTGCTTCTGCCATTTTTGGCGTAA
- a CDS encoding BamA/TamA family outer membrane protein has product MLPISRTIFSYSYLFYFFMLTLNLPVQHTYAADHEGEGSTPPPPVNDSIRETQTLIVGAASTKTFSFADVYHIELSLNISGNIELIATEDEVITVTLEKQARETTNTQQDDLIRDYLDNITFTGTQSNDTLQLRIQLPDTSAETQPNSLSNTIALQEVRYDGLQLKCTIKTPPDVSVKLYAKTGDISLQRIRGKIEASTETGNIHLNETLGNYNIRVTKGNIDGKILLTHGENKLETQNGSIGLVVLDPVATPMDITAQGGSIRLRLPENYAADIELESEKQQIVVNLPAQFDDETGLTIINDGGPLFRLKATNAISLLPRSTSGGNTSADAETDLTIDFAQPVPHAAEPPTIDGNLSEIAWQSAARLSPFQNPDGTDVPSNSTETFLLWDTENFYVGVKAYMSDSLLPYISQTQHDSPIWEDECIEILIDPNPKTDVYYHLVINPIRAYFDQQVNTPGEPSFQFAPHDVQLTLNRKTMQTAFKADSAWDSNAKVGSQINATFWSLEIALPRKMLEPSPKMDPQSTLSFENKWLFNIHRKMHSSNIASLIPATSREYSYWLPIYDTERPWWPHSPQEYTGPLAGRYGSAMGLLEFITLPLASTDFASETKIRVATLEIKGNTTIPTEVVQQSLPIQPEDVITSPQLSWLIAELREQDWFQDVRLETRQVERDSEEANSGQQSAVSNQQETGMEERKGGRLEDEEGDPTFPSSNLPTDSVPSVSLHIRVTEAPVLFAQQIKIEGNRSFPSRFIKEWFHLESGYFAATIVRLKQRLIADFYVNRGYEFATVTHRLDNDVLEFSIDEGTLHEIRFTGNSRIPRAELLSALNLSTGNSDGVGDSQAPEIYHHALGQSKINGMRRELSKNSEHFKSVRNWHVQREGGKNVMIVDIEEQPFARPGGFPILQFNRVHGLMLGAGGTLSTRLTGKEQVFGSISRGFSSKIWNYHAGIEKGFFKRQMLKFGGSFYKLTDVSSNLYLHQGNASLSASYYGSAFQDYYQRQGSQGWITYAPSEWSYLRLEFTGERHDNLSKSTDWSYLNRNLIKRGNSRINRGQLRSLSLVYAFDTRDHRSTTTRHFHTLFSANERTRRGWRGHFAVEIAGNSFGGDHAFNFYRFELTRYTPLSGSHHLNIRIAGDFSDAPLPRQRLLHLGGGNTVRGHDSNVFAGDNRLLLNLEYRLIKETIPNEQDGVLGWTLSCFLDAGSIWWYDDAPFSDFENFMTRLKTSVGIGCSVFWDPFGNPPPWSLALEVAEPLNSSFSLRNPIIILRLDRMF; this is encoded by the coding sequence ATGTTGCCCATATCTCGCACGATTTTCTCTTACTCATATCTATTTTATTTTTTCATGCTCACGCTGAATTTACCAGTCCAGCATACATACGCGGCGGATCATGAAGGCGAAGGAAGCACACCGCCTCCACCCGTCAACGATTCAATTCGTGAAACCCAGACATTGATAGTGGGGGCAGCGTCAACAAAAACCTTCAGTTTTGCAGATGTTTATCATATAGAACTCAGCTTGAATATATCGGGTAATATCGAACTGATTGCCACAGAAGACGAGGTCATCACCGTTACACTTGAGAAGCAGGCACGGGAAACCACAAATACACAACAGGACGATCTGATCCGAGACTATCTTGATAACATCACCTTTACAGGAACGCAAAGCAATGACACACTCCAGTTAAGGATACAACTACCGGACACGTCCGCTGAAACACAGCCGAACTCGCTTTCCAACACGATAGCATTACAAGAAGTGCGCTATGATGGACTCCAACTGAAATGTACAATCAAAACGCCACCGGATGTTTCTGTTAAGCTCTATGCCAAAACCGGAGATATATCTCTTCAGCGTATCCGTGGAAAGATAGAAGCCTCAACGGAGACGGGGAACATCCATTTAAATGAAACCTTAGGCAATTATAACATCCGTGTCACCAAGGGCAACATTGACGGAAAAATTTTGTTGACCCACGGAGAAAACAAGTTGGAGACCCAGAATGGCTCAATTGGACTGGTGGTCCTTGACCCTGTTGCCACACCGATGGATATAACCGCACAAGGCGGTAGCATCCGTTTACGACTTCCCGAAAATTATGCCGCGGATATTGAACTTGAGAGTGAGAAACAGCAGATCGTTGTTAATTTGCCCGCACAATTTGACGACGAAACGGGGCTGACCATTATTAACGATGGCGGACCGCTGTTTCGGTTGAAAGCCACCAACGCGATTTCCCTCCTACCGAGATCAACAAGCGGCGGCAATACATCCGCAGATGCTGAAACGGATCTCACCATAGATTTCGCTCAACCCGTCCCGCACGCAGCAGAACCGCCCACTATTGATGGAAATTTATCTGAAATCGCGTGGCAATCCGCTGCGCGACTCTCTCCGTTCCAAAACCCAGATGGCACCGATGTTCCAAGCAATTCAACTGAAACTTTTTTATTGTGGGATACCGAGAATTTCTATGTCGGTGTAAAGGCGTACATGTCCGATTCGCTGCTTCCGTATATTTCACAGACCCAGCATGATTCACCAATTTGGGAAGACGAGTGTATTGAAATCCTGATTGATCCGAATCCGAAAACTGATGTTTACTATCACCTTGTTATTAACCCGATTCGCGCGTATTTTGACCAGCAGGTCAACACGCCTGGAGAACCGAGTTTCCAGTTCGCGCCGCATGATGTCCAACTCACTTTAAATCGAAAAACGATGCAAACGGCGTTCAAGGCGGACAGCGCGTGGGATTCAAATGCAAAAGTTGGAAGTCAAATTAACGCTACTTTTTGGAGCCTTGAGATTGCTCTTCCGCGTAAAATGTTGGAACCTTCACCAAAAATGGATCCGCAGTCAACTCTCTCTTTTGAAAACAAGTGGCTTTTTAACATCCATCGTAAGATGCATAGTAGCAATATAGCGAGTCTTATTCCTGCCACATCCAGAGAATATAGTTATTGGCTGCCAATTTACGATACCGAGCGTCCGTGGTGGCCGCATTCGCCACAAGAGTATACAGGCCCACTTGCCGGACGTTATGGTTCAGCAATGGGGCTTTTGGAATTCATTACGCTACCACTCGCTTCTACAGACTTCGCATCCGAAACTAAGATCCGGGTTGCGACCCTTGAAATCAAGGGGAATACCACTATTCCGACAGAAGTCGTTCAACAATCCCTTCCCATTCAGCCTGAAGATGTTATCACAAGTCCGCAACTTTCTTGGCTCATCGCAGAGTTGAGGGAACAGGATTGGTTTCAAGATGTGCGTTTGGAAACTCGGCAGGTGGAGAGGGATAGTGAAGAAGCCAACAGCGGTCAGCAATCAGCGGTCAGCAATCAGCAAGAGACTGGAATGGAAGAGCGAAAGGGTGGAAGACTGGAAGATGAGGAAGGGGACCCAACCTTCCCTTCTTCCAACCTTCCAACCGATTCCGTTCCAAGTGTCAGTTTGCATATTCGAGTCACGGAAGCCCCTGTGCTTTTCGCTCAGCAAATTAAGATTGAAGGGAACAGGAGTTTCCCTTCACGATTCATCAAGGAGTGGTTTCATTTAGAATCCGGCTATTTTGCCGCTACCATTGTTAGATTGAAGCAACGATTAATTGCTGATTTTTACGTAAATCGTGGTTATGAATTCGCCACTGTCACACATCGACTTGACAACGATGTCTTGGAATTTAGCATTGACGAGGGAACCCTGCACGAGATTCGTTTCACTGGAAACAGTCGAATCCCACGAGCGGAACTGTTGTCAGCACTTAACCTAAGCACTGGAAATAGTGATGGAGTAGGAGATTCACAAGCCCCAGAAATTTACCATCATGCGCTCGGTCAATCAAAGATAAACGGTATGCGTCGGGAGCTCAGCAAAAACAGTGAGCATTTCAAATCGGTTCGGAATTGGCATGTTCAACGTGAGGGTGGAAAAAACGTCATGATTGTTGACATTGAAGAGCAGCCGTTCGCGAGACCGGGTGGTTTCCCGATTCTTCAATTCAATCGTGTTCACGGATTAATGCTTGGTGCGGGTGGGACACTCTCGACGCGCCTCACGGGTAAAGAACAGGTTTTCGGTTCAATAAGTCGTGGATTTTCGAGCAAAATATGGAACTACCATGCCGGTATTGAGAAAGGGTTTTTTAAGAGGCAGATGCTCAAATTTGGAGGGAGTTTCTATAAGCTCACCGATGTCAGTTCTAATCTCTATCTACATCAAGGTAATGCCAGCCTGAGTGCCTCCTATTATGGTTCAGCATTTCAAGATTATTATCAACGTCAGGGGTCTCAGGGATGGATAACCTATGCGCCATCAGAATGGTCGTATCTTAGACTGGAATTCACTGGGGAAAGGCACGACAACCTTTCCAAATCTACGGATTGGAGTTACTTAAACCGAAATCTGATTAAGCGGGGAAACTCACGCATTAATCGTGGACAATTGAGAAGTCTTTCTCTCGTTTATGCGTTTGATACACGAGACCACAGATCGACGACCACACGACATTTCCACACGCTGTTTTCCGCAAATGAGCGGACCCGACGCGGATGGCGCGGACACTTCGCCGTTGAGATAGCAGGGAACAGTTTCGGTGGGGACCACGCCTTCAATTTCTATCGGTTTGAGTTGACACGCTACACACCTTTGTCCGGCTCACACCATCTGAATATTCGGATTGCAGGTGATTTTTCTGATGCTCCCTTGCCAAGGCAACGGCTCCTTCACCTTGGGGGTGGTAATACCGTGCGCGGTCACGATTCTAATGTATTCGCCGGGGATAATCGGCTCCTACTTAACCTTGAGTATCGGCTCATCAAAGAAACAATTCCCAACGAACAAGATGGTGTCCTTGGGTGGACACTCAGTTGCTTCTTGGATGCGGGTAGTATATGGTGGTATGACGATGCCCCATTTTCTGATTTTGAAAATTTTATGACACGGTTGAAGACGTCTGTTGGGATTGGATGCTCCGTTTTTTGGGATCCGTTCGGAAATCCGCCACCATGGAGCCTTGCGCTTGAGGTAGCAGAACCACTGAATTCATCTTTCTCCTTACGAAATCCGATCATCATTTTGCGCTTGGATCGCATGTTCTAA
- a CDS encoding TIM barrel protein, whose product MSEPLKEATEYCFSFGPWNIHEGIDPFGPPVREAFSFDEKVGFYRDLGFVGIQFHDDDIVPDIDEKTHAQLIAQTKAVKRQIDNHGLTAEVVAPRLWESPQTIDGAYTSNSAKERRYALERSKRCVDIANEVGCKNLVLWLAREGTYIRETKDAAAAVGQILEAINALLEYDPEIRILIEPKPNEPMDIAYIPTIGHAIGLAYASDAPERVGGLIESAHAILAGLEPSDEMGYALHHQKLWSVHLNDQNGLKFDQDKAFGSVNLRRAFNQVRVLEENGYGRNGEFIGLDVKVMRTQPRDISTKHLLSSRRTFLNLLEKVRTFDKKVEQEFIAARDYEGLDFYILEHLLGA is encoded by the coding sequence ATGAGCGAACCCCTTAAAGAAGCAACAGAGTATTGTTTCTCTTTCGGACCCTGGAACATACACGAGGGAATAGACCCTTTTGGACCCCCTGTTCGGGAGGCGTTCAGTTTCGATGAAAAAGTTGGGTTTTATCGCGATCTCGGTTTTGTTGGAATCCAATTTCACGACGATGATATTGTGCCGGATATTGACGAGAAAACACACGCACAACTGATAGCACAGACAAAAGCCGTCAAAAGACAGATCGACAACCATGGTTTAACAGCAGAGGTGGTGGCACCGCGATTGTGGGAATCTCCACAGACTATCGATGGAGCTTACACTTCTAATTCTGCAAAAGAAAGACGCTACGCACTGGAACGTTCAAAACGGTGTGTTGATATTGCTAACGAGGTAGGGTGTAAAAATCTCGTGTTGTGGCTTGCCCGGGAAGGCACATACATCCGGGAAACGAAAGACGCAGCAGCCGCAGTTGGACAAATTTTAGAAGCAATTAACGCGTTACTCGAATACGATCCAGAAATCCGAATCCTTATAGAACCAAAACCCAATGAACCGATGGACATCGCATATATTCCGACCATCGGACACGCTATTGGTTTAGCCTATGCCAGTGATGCACCGGAGCGCGTTGGCGGGTTAATCGAAAGTGCACACGCAATTCTCGCAGGTTTGGAACCCTCCGATGAGATGGGATATGCTCTCCATCATCAGAAACTTTGGAGCGTCCATCTCAACGATCAGAATGGGTTAAAATTCGATCAAGATAAAGCGTTCGGTTCCGTTAATTTGCGCCGTGCGTTTAATCAGGTACGGGTACTTGAAGAAAACGGATACGGTAGAAACGGTGAATTCATTGGATTAGATGTGAAGGTCATGCGGACACAACCACGGGACATCTCAACAAAACACTTATTGAGCAGTCGCAGAACCTTCCTGAATCTACTTGAGAAGGTCCGCACGTTTGACAAAAAGGTCGAACAGGAATTTATCGCAGCCCGAGACTATGAAGGTTTGGACTTCTACATCCTTGAACACCTTCTTGGAGCATAA
- a CDS encoding nucleoside monophosphate kinase, whose protein sequence is MTTDKSLPHEADGLCYQAVILVGPPGVGKGTQGKMLAQIPGIFHVSSGDMFRELDSNSKCGQIFQQYAGIGKLVPDHITIKIWQDYMAAKVREQVYAPESDLLILDGIPRNIVQAGLIAPYIKLFKVIYMVCEDREVMFKRIRGRSLKENRIDDSEEIVVRYRWDVYKRETEPLIDYYPQDLIRIIDADTTAADVLHQILSAIVPIQKNYFKPPVM, encoded by the coding sequence ATGACAACGGATAAAAGCCTTCCACACGAGGCGGATGGACTGTGTTATCAAGCAGTGATACTTGTTGGTCCCCCTGGTGTCGGCAAGGGAACACAAGGGAAAATGCTGGCACAAATCCCCGGCATTTTCCACGTCTCCAGTGGGGATATGTTCCGCGAACTTGATAGCAATTCCAAATGCGGACAGATATTCCAACAATACGCAGGCATCGGTAAATTAGTCCCAGATCACATTACAATCAAAATCTGGCAAGACTACATGGCGGCAAAAGTCCGCGAGCAGGTTTACGCGCCAGAAAGCGATCTGCTGATTCTCGATGGCATCCCACGCAACATTGTGCAAGCCGGTCTCATAGCACCTTATATAAAACTTTTTAAGGTAATCTATATGGTCTGTGAGGACCGGGAAGTGATGTTTAAACGCATCCGAGGACGCTCCCTGAAAGAAAATCGAATCGACGATTCTGAAGAAATTGTCGTTCGCTACCGGTGGGATGTTTACAAACGAGAAACCGAACCATTGATTGATTACTACCCGCAAGACCTCATTCGAATCATTGATGCCGATACGACTGCAGCGGATGTTCTTCATCAAATCCTCTCAGCCATCGTGCCTATCCAAAAGAATTATTTCAAACCTCCCGTTATGTAA